In Helianthus annuus cultivar XRQ/B chromosome 8, HanXRQr2.0-SUNRISE, whole genome shotgun sequence, a single genomic region encodes these proteins:
- the LOC110871288 gene encoding auxin-responsive protein SAUR20, whose translation MFQPRFSSIKKLAKKVTRRGIHLNREKFYAKEKRLLRYHVEDRMSNTTTAAAATPRGFLAVYVGEERQRFVVPTSSLSHPLFKILLAKAGEEFGYEQKNGLAVPCSVAAFQEVVTVIKCCRGMFDFQHLVPEFIS comes from the coding sequence ATGTTTCAACCACGCTTTTCTTCGATTAAGAAACTTGCCAAGAAAGTTACGCGTAGAGGAATACACCTAAACCGCGAGAAGTTTTATGCTAAAGAAAAAAGATTGTTAAGATACCATGTTGAAGACCGCATGTCCAACACCACCACTGCTGCTGCTGCCACCCCGAGAGGGTTTTTGGCGGTTTATGTAGGTGAAGAAAGACAACGGTTTGTGGTTCCAACGAGTTCCTTATCTCACCCGTTATTCAAGATTTTGTTAGCCAAGGCAGGTGAAGAGTTTGGGTACGAGCAAAAGAACGGGTTGGCGGTTCCATGCAGCGTTGCGGCTTTTCAAGAGGTTGTCACGGTGATAAAATGTTGTCGAGGCATGTTTGATTTCCAACATTTGGTCCCAGAGTTTATTAGTTAG